The segment CCTGGCGAAGACAGATCCCGGCTTCGGCCGCGACCAGCACGACTTCATTGGGCGTTCGCACTATGGCGAACAAGAGGCGGCCCTTAAGGGCCGAGGCATCGATTTGTCGGGCCGTGGCATGGCTGTGCAGGACGCGCTCTGGAGCACGTCGGTGCAGTGCCGTGACCTCACGCCTGGCATCTTCGATAACGGAATGAAAGAGAAATTTGGCAGGGACTACGATCTTTCGAAGCTAAGCGATAAGGACATCGTAGACGCCGTTCAGGACTACAAGATTAATCACGTCAAGACGCTCTTCAGCAAGTCGCCCGAGTTGCACGACTCGCTGAAGGAGCGATTTGCGAATGAAAAAACCAGCCTGGACCGGCTGGCTGATGCGGATCGGGTACTGAAAGAGAATGGCGTCACCGTCGAGCACAAAGGGCGTGCGGCGCCAGGACCTGCCGGGGTCGATCACGTGCAGAGAGAGGGCACGCTGCGGCTGCATGATCATTCGCAAGAAGTGCGTGACATGCAGGGCAAGCTGGCAGCGCTGGGTTATCGAGGCGCCGACGGCAAGCCATTGGCGCCGGATGCGGGCTTCGGCGCAAATACGAAGCATGCCGTCGAGGCGTTCCAGCGCGATCACCATCTGACGGTGGATGGCATCGCCGGCCGGAACACGCTCAAGGCCATCGACCACGCGCAGGCGAAAGCGGCCACGTCGCTCGCTGACCCTGAGCATCCTGGTAACGCGATGTACCAGCAAGCCCTGAAGGGCGTGAGCGGATTGGACGCCAGGCACGGACGTGCGACGGATCAGCAAAGCCACAACCTCACAGGGGCGCTGGCCAATGCGGCCCACTCGAACGGGCTGACCCGGATCGATCACGTGATGCTCAGCGACGACGGCGCACGCGCCTACGCCGTGCAGGGCGACCTCAACTCACCCTTTAAGCAGATCGCGCAGGTCGATACCGCGCAGGCGGTCAAGCAGCCGCTGGAGCAGAGCGGGGCGAACTGGCAGCAGCCGGCCCAGGCCACGTCGCCATTGGCGCAGGAGCAGCAGCAACAGCAGAGCCAGCAGCAGAGTCAGCCGGCGGTATCGCGCTAACCAGCGCCTGCGCATGGACCAAGAAGGGCGGCGCACAGCCGCCCTTTTTTTATGTCAGTGGCCGTG is part of the Luteibacter pinisoli genome and harbors:
- a CDS encoding peptidoglycan-binding domain-containing protein, translated to MTDDLDAARRTAESWHLGQTSARYESGPSGAGTISTGKGDHGGVSYGSYQLSTKMGTLKEYLDQSPYGQQFKGLTPATPEFDAKWRDLAKTDPGFGRDQHDFIGRSHYGEQEAALKGRGIDLSGRGMAVQDALWSTSVQCRDLTPGIFDNGMKEKFGRDYDLSKLSDKDIVDAVQDYKINHVKTLFSKSPELHDSLKERFANEKTSLDRLADADRVLKENGVTVEHKGRAAPGPAGVDHVQREGTLRLHDHSQEVRDMQGKLAALGYRGADGKPLAPDAGFGANTKHAVEAFQRDHHLTVDGIAGRNTLKAIDHAQAKAATSLADPEHPGNAMYQQALKGVSGLDARHGRATDQQSHNLTGALANAAHSNGLTRIDHVMLSDDGARAYAVQGDLNSPFKQIAQVDTAQAVKQPLEQSGANWQQPAQATSPLAQEQQQQQSQQQSQPAVSR